Proteins from a genomic interval of Pristis pectinata isolate sPriPec2 chromosome 21, sPriPec2.1.pri, whole genome shotgun sequence:
- the sbds gene encoding ribosome maturation protein SBDS yields MSIFTPTNQIRLTNVAIVRMKRAGKRFEIACYKNKVMSWRNGAEKDLDEVLQTHTVFTNVSKGQVAKKEDCVAAFQTDNLTDICKQILAKGELQVSDKERHAQLEQMFRDIATIVVEKCVNPETKRPYTVNLIERAMKDVHYSVKANKSTKQQALEVIRLLKESMQIERAHMRLRLRIPIKDGKRLKEKLKPLIKVMESEEFAEDLDVVCLIDPGCFREIDELIRHETKGKASLEVLSLKEVEEGDEKLE; encoded by the exons ATGTCCATCTTCACTCCCACCAACCAAATCCGGCTGACTAACGTGGCGATTGTCCGCATGAAGCGAGCAGGGAAACGCTTTGAAATCGCCTGCTACAAGAACAAAGTCATGAGCTGGAGAAATGGAGC CGAAAAGGATCTTGATGAAGTTCTTCAGACACACACAGTGTTTACAAATGTATCAAAAGGACAAGTGGCAAAGAAAGAGGATTGTGTTGCAGCATTTCAGACAGACAATCTGACTGACATATGTAAACAG ATTCTGGCgaagggtgaattgcaagtttctGATAAGGAGCGACATGCACAGCTTGAACAGATGTTCCGAGACATAGCGACTATAGTGGTAGAGAAATGTGTCAACCCTGAAACAAAGAGACCGTACACCGTGAACCTAATAGAGCGCGCCATGAAGGACGTTCACTACTCTGTGAAGGCCAACAAGAGTACAAAGCAGCAG GCATTGGAGGTTATCAGACTGCTCAAGGAGAGTATGCAAATTGAACGTGCTCACATGAGACTCCGGCTCAGGATTCCGATAAAGGATGGAAAGCGGCTTAAGGAAAAACTGAAGCCACTGATTAAAGTGATGGAAAGTGAAGAATTTGCTGAAGATTTAGATGTT GTATGTTTGATTGATCCTGGTTGCTTCAGAGAAATTGATGAACTAATTCGACATGAAACAAAGGGAAAGGCTTCCCTGGAAGTTCTCAGCTTAAAGGAGGTGGAAGAAGGTGATGAAAAACTTGAATGA